A single region of the Brassica rapa cultivar Chiifu-401-42 chromosome A03, CAAS_Brap_v3.01, whole genome shotgun sequence genome encodes:
- the LOC103859893 gene encoding calcium-transporting ATPase 9, plasma membrane-type isoform X1: MSTTSSNGLLLTSMSGRHDDMEAGSARTDHSDHEELEHDPDDPFDLDNTKNASAASLRRWRQAALVLNASRRFRYTLDLNKEEHYENRRRMIRAHAQVIRAALLFKLAGEQQIGGMPFGSSSSTTPATSTGNFDIDLEKLVSMTRNQNMSNLQQLGGVKGVAEKLKSNLEQGIEEDEKEVTDRKNAFGSNTYPKKKGKSFYMFLWEAWQDLTLIILIIAAVTSLALGIKTEGLKEGWLDGGSIAFAVLLVIMVTAVSDYRQSLQFQNLNDEKRNIQLEVMRGGRTVKISIYDVVVGDVIPLRIGDQVPADGVLISGHSLAIDESSMTGESKIVNKDQKSPFLMSGCKVADGVGSMLVTGVGINTEWGLLMASISEDTGEETPLQVRLNGLATFIGIVGLTVALVVLVALLVRYFTGTSQDSNGATQFIKGTTSISDIVDDCVKIFTIAVTIVVVAVPEGLPLAVTLTLAYSMRKMMADKALVRRLSACETMGSATTICSDKTGTLTLNQMTVVETYAGGSKMDVADNPSGLHPKLVALISEGVAQNTTGNIFHPKDGGEVEISGSPTERAILSWAYKLGMKFDTIRSESAIIHAFPFNSEKKRGGVAVLRGDSEVFIHWKGAAEIVLACCTQFMDSNGTLQPIDDQKEFFRLAIDAMAKNSLRCVAIACRTQELNKVPKEQEDLDKWDLPEDELTLLAIVGIKDPCRPGVREAVRICTSAGVKVRMVTGDNLQTAKAIALECGILSSDTEAVEPTIIEGKVFRELSEKEREQVAKRITVMGRSSPNDKLLLVQALRKNGDVVAVTGDGTNDAPALHEADIGLSMGISGTEVAKESSDIIILDDNFASVVKVVRWGRSVYANIQKFIQFQLTVNVAALIINVVAAMSSGDVPLKAVQLLWVNLIMDTLGALALATEPPTDHLMHRTPVGRREPLITNIMWRNLLVQSLYQVAVLLVLNFAGLSVLGLKQDSDHAHAVEVKNTMIFNAFVMCQIFNEFNARKPDEMNVFSGVTKNPLFIAIVGVTFVLQILIVTFLGEFAHTVPLSWQLWLASIVIGLVSWPLAVVGKLIPVPKTPMSIYFKKPFRKYKASRSA; the protein is encoded by the exons CAAGCGGCTCTTGTGTTGAATGCATCGCGTCGGTTTCGATACACTTTGGATCTGAACAAAGAGGAACACTATGAGAATCGAAGGAGGATGATCAGGGCACATGCTCAAGTCATAAGG GCAGCATTGCTTTTTAAGTTGGCTGGAGAACAACAAATCGGGGGTATGC CGTttggatcatcatcatcaacaactcCAGCAACATCAACTGGTAACTTTGACATTGACCTTGAGAAACTAGTGTCAATGACCAGGAACCAAAACATGTCCAATCTGCAGCAACTTGGAGGG GTCAAAGGTGTTGCAGAGAAGTTGAAGTCAAATCTGGAGCAAGGAATTGAGGAGGATGAGAAAGAGGTGACAGATAGGAAGAATGCATTTGGATCTAACACATATCCAAAGAAGAAGGGGAAGAGCTTCTAT ATGTTCCTGTGGGAAGCTTGGCAGGATTTAACTCTTATCATCTTGATTATTGCCGCTGTAACATCATTGGCATTGGGAATAAAGACAGAG GGTCTGAAAGAAGGTTGGCTTGATGGTGGAAGCATTGCGTTTGCTGTCTTGCTTGTCATTATGGTTACAG CTGTTAGTGACTATCGCCAATCTCTTCAGTTTCAAAACCTCAACGATGAAAAAAGAAATATACAACTAGAG GTCATGAGAGGAGGGAGAACAGTGAAGATTTCAATCTATGACGTTGTTGTGGGAGATGTTATACCTCTTAGAATAGGTGACCAGGTCCCTGCGGACGGAGTGCTAATTAGTGGCCATTCTCTTGCCATTGATGAATCTAGCATGACCGGTGAAAGCAAGATT GTTAACAAGGATCAAAAATCTCCTTTTCTAATGTCTGGTTGTAAAGTAGCTGACGGAGTCGGTAGTATGCTGGTAACTGGTGTTGGAATCAACACAGAATGGGGATTGTTGATGGCAAGTATCTCAGAGGATACTGGTGAAGAAACTCCCTTACAG GTGCGGTTAAATGGTCTTGCAACCTTCATCGGTATAGTGGGGCTCACAGTGGCTCTTGTAGTCCTGGTAGCTCTTCTTGTGAG atattttactgGAACTTCCCAAGATTCTAATGGAGCAACTCAGTTTATCAAAGGGACGACTAGTATCAGTGACATTGTAGATGATTGTGTAAAGATATTTACAATCGCA GTTACTATTGTGGTTGTGGCAGTGCCTGAGGGACTTCCCCTAGCAGTTACCCTCAC TTTGGCTTACTCAATGCGGAAGATGATGGCAGACAAAGCTTTG GTTAGGAGGCTTTCAGCATGTGAAACCATGGGCTCAGCAACAACAATATGCAGTGACAAAACTGGAACTTTAACTTTGAATCAG ATGACAGTGGTTGAGACATATGCTGGAGGATCAAAGATGGATGTAGCAGACAACCCCTCTGGGCTCCACCCTAAACTTGTTGCCTTAATAAGTGAGGGTGTGGCACAGAACACCACAGGAAACATCTTTCATCCCAAG GATGGTGGAGAGGTGGAGATTTCTGGATCTCCCACTGAGAGGGCTATTCTATCTTGGGCGTATAAG TTGGGAATGAAGTTTGACACCATCAGGTCGGAGTCTGCTATCATCCATGCTTTCCCTTTCAATTCTGAGAAAAAACGTGGAGGTGTTGCTGTTCTTCGA GGTGATTCTGAAGTTTTCATTCATTGGAAGGGAGCAGCGGAGATAGTTCTGGCTTGCTGTACACAATTCATGGACTCAAATGGCACTCTGCAGCCCATTGATGACCAGAAG GAGTTTTTCAGACTTGCTATTGATGCCATGGCGAAAAACAGCTTGCGATGCGTTGCCATTGCATGCAGAACACAAGAGCTGAACAAAGTTCCCAAGGAACAGGAGGACTTAGATAAATGGGATTTACCTGAAGATGAATTGACTTTGCTGGCTATCGTTGGTATAAAGGATCCTTGTCGTCCTGGGGTCAGAGAAGCAGTGAGAATTTGCACCAGTGCTGGTGTTAAG GTAAGAATGGTGACTGGCGACAATCTTCAGACAGCAAAAGCAATTGCTTTGGAGTGTGGAATACTTTCTTCAGATACAGAAGCAGTTGAGCCTACTATCATTGAAGGAAAAGTGTTCCGTGAGCTAtctgaaaaagagagagagcaaGTCGCCAAGAGAATAACT GTGATGGGTAGATCCTCTCCTAATGACAAGCTTTTACTTGTTCAAGCACTAAGGAAAAACGGAGATGTTGTTGCTGTCACTGGTGATGGTACTAATGATGCTCCTGCTCTCCACGAGGCAGACATAGGTCTCTCTATGGGTATATCTGGAACTGAAGTTGCAAAAGAGAGTTCAGACATCATCATTTTGGATGACAATTTTGCTTCAGTAGTTAAG GTTGTTCGTTGGGGTCGTTCTGTGTATGCAAATATTCAGAAATTCATACAGTTCCAGCTTACAGTGAATGTTGCAGCTCTTATAATCAATGTTGTAGCAGCTATGTCTTCCGGTGACGTTCCTCTAAAGGCTGTACAG CTGCTTTGGGTCAACCTTATTATGGATACTCTTGGAGCACTTGCACTCGCTACAGAGCCACCAACTGATCATCTTATGCACAGAACCCCTGTTGGAAGAAG GGAGCCTCTAATTACAAACATCATGTGGAGGAACTTGCTTGTGCAG TCATTGTACCAAGTGGCTGTCCTCCTAGTTCTCAACTTTGCAGGCTTGAGCGTGCTTGGCTTGAAACAAGACAGCGACCATGCACATGCTGTGGAAGTCAAGAACACTATGATATTCAATGCCTTCGTTATGTGTCAA ATATTCAACGAGTTCAACGCAAGGAAACCTGATGAAATGAATGTATTCAGTGGTGTAACTAAGAACCCTCTcttcattgcaattgttggagTCACTTTTGTACTTCAG ATACTCATTGTTACTTTCCTTGGGGAGTTTGCCCATACCGTTCCACTGAGTTGGCAACTATGGCTTGCTTCTATTGTCATCGGACTGGTCAG CTGGCCACTGGCAGTTGTTGGGAAACTGATTCCTGTACCAAAGACTCCAATGAGCATCTACTTCAAGAAACCGTTCCGTAAATACAAAGCCTCAAGAAGTGCATAA
- the LOC103859893 gene encoding calcium-transporting ATPase 9, plasma membrane-type isoform X2, whose protein sequence is MSTTSSNGLLLTSMSGRHDDMEAGSARTDHSDHEELEHDPDDPFDLDNTKNASAASLRRWRQAALVLNASRRFRYTLDLNKEEHYENRRRMIRAHAQVIRAALLFKLAGEQQIGAFGSSSSTTPATSTGNFDIDLEKLVSMTRNQNMSNLQQLGGVKGVAEKLKSNLEQGIEEDEKEVTDRKNAFGSNTYPKKKGKSFYMFLWEAWQDLTLIILIIAAVTSLALGIKTEGLKEGWLDGGSIAFAVLLVIMVTAVSDYRQSLQFQNLNDEKRNIQLEVMRGGRTVKISIYDVVVGDVIPLRIGDQVPADGVLISGHSLAIDESSMTGESKIVNKDQKSPFLMSGCKVADGVGSMLVTGVGINTEWGLLMASISEDTGEETPLQVRLNGLATFIGIVGLTVALVVLVALLVRYFTGTSQDSNGATQFIKGTTSISDIVDDCVKIFTIAVTIVVVAVPEGLPLAVTLTLAYSMRKMMADKALVRRLSACETMGSATTICSDKTGTLTLNQMTVVETYAGGSKMDVADNPSGLHPKLVALISEGVAQNTTGNIFHPKDGGEVEISGSPTERAILSWAYKLGMKFDTIRSESAIIHAFPFNSEKKRGGVAVLRGDSEVFIHWKGAAEIVLACCTQFMDSNGTLQPIDDQKEFFRLAIDAMAKNSLRCVAIACRTQELNKVPKEQEDLDKWDLPEDELTLLAIVGIKDPCRPGVREAVRICTSAGVKVRMVTGDNLQTAKAIALECGILSSDTEAVEPTIIEGKVFRELSEKEREQVAKRITVMGRSSPNDKLLLVQALRKNGDVVAVTGDGTNDAPALHEADIGLSMGISGTEVAKESSDIIILDDNFASVVKVVRWGRSVYANIQKFIQFQLTVNVAALIINVVAAMSSGDVPLKAVQLLWVNLIMDTLGALALATEPPTDHLMHRTPVGRREPLITNIMWRNLLVQSLYQVAVLLVLNFAGLSVLGLKQDSDHAHAVEVKNTMIFNAFVMCQIFNEFNARKPDEMNVFSGVTKNPLFIAIVGVTFVLQILIVTFLGEFAHTVPLSWQLWLASIVIGLVSWPLAVVGKLIPVPKTPMSIYFKKPFRKYKASRSA, encoded by the exons CAAGCGGCTCTTGTGTTGAATGCATCGCGTCGGTTTCGATACACTTTGGATCTGAACAAAGAGGAACACTATGAGAATCGAAGGAGGATGATCAGGGCACATGCTCAAGTCATAAGG GCAGCATTGCTTTTTAAGTTGGCTGGAGAACAACAAATCGGGG CGTttggatcatcatcatcaacaactcCAGCAACATCAACTGGTAACTTTGACATTGACCTTGAGAAACTAGTGTCAATGACCAGGAACCAAAACATGTCCAATCTGCAGCAACTTGGAGGG GTCAAAGGTGTTGCAGAGAAGTTGAAGTCAAATCTGGAGCAAGGAATTGAGGAGGATGAGAAAGAGGTGACAGATAGGAAGAATGCATTTGGATCTAACACATATCCAAAGAAGAAGGGGAAGAGCTTCTAT ATGTTCCTGTGGGAAGCTTGGCAGGATTTAACTCTTATCATCTTGATTATTGCCGCTGTAACATCATTGGCATTGGGAATAAAGACAGAG GGTCTGAAAGAAGGTTGGCTTGATGGTGGAAGCATTGCGTTTGCTGTCTTGCTTGTCATTATGGTTACAG CTGTTAGTGACTATCGCCAATCTCTTCAGTTTCAAAACCTCAACGATGAAAAAAGAAATATACAACTAGAG GTCATGAGAGGAGGGAGAACAGTGAAGATTTCAATCTATGACGTTGTTGTGGGAGATGTTATACCTCTTAGAATAGGTGACCAGGTCCCTGCGGACGGAGTGCTAATTAGTGGCCATTCTCTTGCCATTGATGAATCTAGCATGACCGGTGAAAGCAAGATT GTTAACAAGGATCAAAAATCTCCTTTTCTAATGTCTGGTTGTAAAGTAGCTGACGGAGTCGGTAGTATGCTGGTAACTGGTGTTGGAATCAACACAGAATGGGGATTGTTGATGGCAAGTATCTCAGAGGATACTGGTGAAGAAACTCCCTTACAG GTGCGGTTAAATGGTCTTGCAACCTTCATCGGTATAGTGGGGCTCACAGTGGCTCTTGTAGTCCTGGTAGCTCTTCTTGTGAG atattttactgGAACTTCCCAAGATTCTAATGGAGCAACTCAGTTTATCAAAGGGACGACTAGTATCAGTGACATTGTAGATGATTGTGTAAAGATATTTACAATCGCA GTTACTATTGTGGTTGTGGCAGTGCCTGAGGGACTTCCCCTAGCAGTTACCCTCAC TTTGGCTTACTCAATGCGGAAGATGATGGCAGACAAAGCTTTG GTTAGGAGGCTTTCAGCATGTGAAACCATGGGCTCAGCAACAACAATATGCAGTGACAAAACTGGAACTTTAACTTTGAATCAG ATGACAGTGGTTGAGACATATGCTGGAGGATCAAAGATGGATGTAGCAGACAACCCCTCTGGGCTCCACCCTAAACTTGTTGCCTTAATAAGTGAGGGTGTGGCACAGAACACCACAGGAAACATCTTTCATCCCAAG GATGGTGGAGAGGTGGAGATTTCTGGATCTCCCACTGAGAGGGCTATTCTATCTTGGGCGTATAAG TTGGGAATGAAGTTTGACACCATCAGGTCGGAGTCTGCTATCATCCATGCTTTCCCTTTCAATTCTGAGAAAAAACGTGGAGGTGTTGCTGTTCTTCGA GGTGATTCTGAAGTTTTCATTCATTGGAAGGGAGCAGCGGAGATAGTTCTGGCTTGCTGTACACAATTCATGGACTCAAATGGCACTCTGCAGCCCATTGATGACCAGAAG GAGTTTTTCAGACTTGCTATTGATGCCATGGCGAAAAACAGCTTGCGATGCGTTGCCATTGCATGCAGAACACAAGAGCTGAACAAAGTTCCCAAGGAACAGGAGGACTTAGATAAATGGGATTTACCTGAAGATGAATTGACTTTGCTGGCTATCGTTGGTATAAAGGATCCTTGTCGTCCTGGGGTCAGAGAAGCAGTGAGAATTTGCACCAGTGCTGGTGTTAAG GTAAGAATGGTGACTGGCGACAATCTTCAGACAGCAAAAGCAATTGCTTTGGAGTGTGGAATACTTTCTTCAGATACAGAAGCAGTTGAGCCTACTATCATTGAAGGAAAAGTGTTCCGTGAGCTAtctgaaaaagagagagagcaaGTCGCCAAGAGAATAACT GTGATGGGTAGATCCTCTCCTAATGACAAGCTTTTACTTGTTCAAGCACTAAGGAAAAACGGAGATGTTGTTGCTGTCACTGGTGATGGTACTAATGATGCTCCTGCTCTCCACGAGGCAGACATAGGTCTCTCTATGGGTATATCTGGAACTGAAGTTGCAAAAGAGAGTTCAGACATCATCATTTTGGATGACAATTTTGCTTCAGTAGTTAAG GTTGTTCGTTGGGGTCGTTCTGTGTATGCAAATATTCAGAAATTCATACAGTTCCAGCTTACAGTGAATGTTGCAGCTCTTATAATCAATGTTGTAGCAGCTATGTCTTCCGGTGACGTTCCTCTAAAGGCTGTACAG CTGCTTTGGGTCAACCTTATTATGGATACTCTTGGAGCACTTGCACTCGCTACAGAGCCACCAACTGATCATCTTATGCACAGAACCCCTGTTGGAAGAAG GGAGCCTCTAATTACAAACATCATGTGGAGGAACTTGCTTGTGCAG TCATTGTACCAAGTGGCTGTCCTCCTAGTTCTCAACTTTGCAGGCTTGAGCGTGCTTGGCTTGAAACAAGACAGCGACCATGCACATGCTGTGGAAGTCAAGAACACTATGATATTCAATGCCTTCGTTATGTGTCAA ATATTCAACGAGTTCAACGCAAGGAAACCTGATGAAATGAATGTATTCAGTGGTGTAACTAAGAACCCTCTcttcattgcaattgttggagTCACTTTTGTACTTCAG ATACTCATTGTTACTTTCCTTGGGGAGTTTGCCCATACCGTTCCACTGAGTTGGCAACTATGGCTTGCTTCTATTGTCATCGGACTGGTCAG CTGGCCACTGGCAGTTGTTGGGAAACTGATTCCTGTACCAAAGACTCCAATGAGCATCTACTTCAAGAAACCGTTCCGTAAATACAAAGCCTCAAGAAGTGCATAA